From the Trypanosoma brucei brucei TREU927 chromosome 6, complete sequence genome, the window TACAGCTGTTGAAGGGTCTGTACTTAGTGTTGGTGTCTTCCATTTGAGAAATCATTTACATTCTTTTAGTTTAAGAAGATAGCTTCAATTTCACCTAGTTAAGCACACTAATCTTTGACTATAACTCATTATCACCTCCATCATATCTTCGTTTACGATGAGATCCAATTGTCATATCGATGTTTAAATCCGCATATATTCAACATAAATgagtcttttttccccttcctctctcACTTACTCATTTACTTGTTGTTCACCGTTACCATTATTTTAaatgcttttattttttcgttgACTTAGTGTTCTTCACCGCTTAtattgtattattattatgcacactcacatcGGTTACtcatattaatattattatagttTATATTATAATTCTAAGTAATATcataaaaaacataaaataaactaCAAAAAACCCAATTAGAATAGCACTAATTTTTTATGCTCTATCACTGTTTTACTTTACACTCAGAGGCCGATGTTACACGaatttttctaaattttaaaatttacgttaaaaagtgttaaaatagaAGACATTCTTATATTATAAAGCAGATTTTATTAacttcataaaattgagcaaaaatattttataaatttaattacaaaagcaaaaatgcaagccaaAGAGGGGCCTTATTAATGATAAAAGAATTTCtttctgtggtgtttgtgtttggagCTGCTGTTGTAGTTTTTGCATGGTCTCCTCCGCATTTGCTATCTTTTAATTCACACTTTTCCCGGTTGCAGTCATCTTCTTTGTCCCTTTGCATTCGATACTGGTGGGTCTGTAGCGGTTATCGTCTTAATCTGCACTTGATTTGCATTCATACCGCGACAGAATGCTAGTGCTGTTGCGTAGCCACCACTTGTGGCGATAGCAGGTAATGATCGTTTCAGTTGATCGTCGCCGAGAGGGTTGGGAAGTTTGGTGTTAGACAACGTGTTGAGGAAAAGTTCCTtgaccttttttgttttgtcgccCAACAAATTTTCTACTTCTTTTTTAGGGTGTCTGTTGTTTGGGCTGTGGTCGCCTTGTCTGTTGTTACGAGCCACGCAGCTTTCTGGGAATCTCCGTCGTTGCTGAGCTCTGCGATTGTGTTATCTTGCAATGTAGGTGTTGTTTGGAAGACTAAGTTTTTCAGTTGGCGTATTACGTCTGCGGTTTGTGCTACTGTTAGTAATGTGGTCGCTGTGTGCCCGGTGTGTTCGGAGTTCTTGGTTGAGCTGCCTGGCGCCTGGCTCTGTTGCTTGGCTTGCAGTGTTGTCGCCGTCGTATAGCGTGTAATCGCCTTCACTCCCACatggtgtgtgtttttacCAGCTCGTTAACCGCGTTGTTGCCGGCGGTGTCAGAGCCGCAGCCGATGCCCGTCCCGCCTAGTGGATGTTTGATATTTGCTCCTGCCCCGTGGTATGTTATAGTGATCTTGTAGTTTATGAATGCGAAGGCGTCGTCAGGTGTCAGCGACACTTGTGTTATCTCTGCGTGTCACCGTGCTGCTTCTTTGAGCTTGCTCTCCGTGCTTGAGTCTTGTGGGCATAGGTCttgtttttcctgctttgCATTGACATACGTGGTGCATGTCGCCGCTGTACCGCCTGTTGCCTTGTTCCCACTGTCGTTGTTTGTTTCGCTCGCCTTGGCCTTGGACACACCTCCGGCTTGGTTCGCCATTAGCGCCGTTAGGGCTCCTAGCCGGCGATTTAGCAAGTTAAGTAGCGGGTCTATTGTCTGTTGGATGGTTTCTATCTCCCCCTGTAGCTtggttcttcttttttctgctgctgctaccaGTGCGAGATACTGTTGTTGCTGGCGCAGTGTGGCCATTGCGCAGGCTGCTAGTTCGAAAGtttgttgctcttttttAAGCTGGTCCAGGTTTGTTATTGGAGTTGCCAGCTTATCGGAAATGGCTGCTTGTGTCTCTCTGATGAATTTTATTTGCTGGTAAGGCGTGGTTATTGTCGCGGCTAGGACGCCCGCTGATTCTGCTGCCACGTTCCGTACCTGTGCTGCCAGTGCTGCTGCGAAGATTATTAAAGTCGCCGTGCTTTGATTGCAGGTCATGTTTGTATGTGAAAAGCCGTTTGTCCGTTGCTTTTGTGCTGGAAAGGAGTTGGGAGCTTGTAATAATTTCTTTCTGAGCCACAGTTACTGTAGAGTATCGATTGTGGTAGTTCCACATTTGTTGCTAATGACAACCTTCCCATCCCTTTTAAATTAAATCTCatcttttttaaactttGTTAAAGTCAGCGACTATCTTGTAGGGTTTGTATGATGACGGACCTATATATCGTTAAAAGACTGCTAATAGCTACAAATTTATCTCTTTTCGCTGGCTCCTCCCTCTAGTTCCAGGGTATCACGCTCTTTTCACGCCCTGTAGGTGAATTTATTCGATGCCTGGTGAGTGATGGCTGTCACTGCTTCTCCGAAGTCATCAATCAAAAGTCTTCTAGTATTAAATCTCCCATAATCAGTTTTCTCACTGGTTGCGCCGTTTTCCTTGCAAGGTCTGGGTAAATTTTAGTGATTGTCTCTGCATCTGTTTTACTACCATTTTTATTTACAACAGCCCCTCAAAAATAGCTTTCGTCATGCGGATCAGTGAATTGGCCTCGTAAATggctgtttgttttcctggTAGCTCTCTTGAGTTTAGTTTTGCTGCTTGTCCTGAAAAGGTTTCTGCAGCTGTAAACCTTTTGATCCACCTAGTAGTTGCCATGTGCAAGCCACCTGATTCTGTCGGTACCATTTCCATTTACTATTACCTCTTTCGCTCTCACTAAACGACATAAGCCTGAAGAGACGATGAAATATTATTGAGAAAAAAGCGCATTTTTTTGGCTTCTGACTAATAGATTAGATACACCTAATTTATTAAGTCAGCTAGTTTTTAATCTAGTAAGTCAGGATATTAAGTTGTTGTTTCACATTTGCGGCTGAATGTATTCTAGAAAACCACGAAGATAAGTACTCTATCTAAAAACCACAGCAATTTTCTAGAGTAGATACCACTATGATCCACTGTATCTACTTTATCTTGGGTCTAAATAACggcttcattttttcttttcctttggtaTACTGATGCATTATTGGAattgttgctgcttctgaACATGACGCTGGTGCCTTCACTTCTCACAAGGTCGGGTGCAATCATCACCtgcttatttttttgtttgttgcttggcTTTGCTAATTCTTGTGCATATCACATAGAAAAGAACTGCAAGGTCTCTTCAAATGAATCATTCGTGCTGCACTTCTGTTTATTCATGATAATTCTTTTAGTGGAAATAGTGCAACCCTTCAAGAGCTTGTGGAAACATATTAGAAGTGTGTCACTTAGACGCATTCCACTTACATTGCTTCCATAGCATTAGTTTCAGTTCCTTTATTTATCCTGTACAATGCACTTAGCTACTTTCTCATCGTCCTCTCCATCACAATCTTGTGtgtaatgatgatgatggttatactaatgtttgtgtttgaaaaaGAGCATACTAAATCcccattttccctctttgtctcacacacacacacacacacacacttaatCTCACTAAACctgtgctgttgtttttgtgcttctatttttgtgTCTCCTCGTTATGCACTATTATTGCTctcataataatattaaaatataccCACTCACAACGTGattgtatcatcatcattattattattatcatttttattataaCACCaccaatgaaaataaaaattaaattaaattgGAATAGTACTAACTTTTCATACTATATAACGATACTACTTTGCATCGGCAGGAGATTTTTATACATAGTTTTTAGATGCTTTTAATTCTAAATTTTTAATGGTTTGAAagaagtgttaaaatatagaAAAGTTTAACAAATTTTATCAAATTATTAAAAACGGCATATTTCATAAGTTGAATAAATTGAGGAAATTGAAGAAAAACCCTAAAATCCTTAAAATTCTACCAaatcacaaaagcagaagcCATACTcggagccaatttcttattggggagaaaactggaatctttgcatttgttttcttcccatttgcaaccaGCTTCCTTCTTGCAAACATCCTCCACTTTGCCTGTacatttttctgttgctgtttgttcatttccttttgtttctcccgCTTGGGTTTTCGCTTGTCCGACTTTTGTTGTATTcaatttgcactttttctctccttctgtAGCCTTATCATTCCATTCACATTCTGACTTTAGGCTGCATTCTTCGGGGATAACTATTGCTTCACAATCTTTGCTGATATTGTTCGCTTGGTCCTTGTTGGCTGGTGTCAATATTTCTTGTGACGCTATGGGGGGTTTGGTTAAAGCTAAATGCGAGTAAAGTTTGTCAGCTTTGGCGCGCAATGCTTTCAGCTTGGTGTTTATTACCTTTGCGACAGTCGCTGCCTCTGATGCTGCGTCCAGTTTATTGGCTGCTTCTAATAGCTTCTCTTCCCACTGTAtctttgttgctgtgcctGTTGCTGCCAGCAGGGTTGATGCGCTCATGTCTACACAAGCGGCGCTCGCTTCCGCCCGGCAGTCGTGGTTGGTGCCCGCTGTCCCCAGAATTACGCTTTTGCCGCTGCCACCTCCCTTTGTCTTGTAGAGCCCTTTGAGCTGCGCTAGTAAACTGCGTATGTTGGCCCCTGTTGGTTTGACTGACGGCATCTTTAGGCAGTGCGGTTCAAGTTCCCTATACGCTGCTTTGACGCCGGCTTCATTCCAAGACGTAACATCCTGTGTTAGTGTCGCTCCGCAGACATCGGTGTTGGGCTGGTCCCCCGAGTTTTTtgcacacagacacaccGAAACTATGCAAAGAGCGTTGCCTGCTGTGGCTACTTTACAGTCAGCGGCCCTGTTGCCGCCTTTTGCCCCCGGgcatttgttttctgctAAAGTTTCAGCCTTCCCTGCGCCGTACGCTGCTGTTTTTAGAtcgtccagcactttctgtTTCAGGTCTGTTAGTGCTGGTCTACTTTCCGCATCGAATCTTGCCTGAAGTGTTGCCGCCTCAGCTGctattgctgctgcagctaaTGCGGCTGCCCGGCCTACGCTGCTCGTTTTTTGCATTGGTGAGATTTTTGCAgccttattgtttttgtctttgtttgCTAAGGAATGCGCTATGTGTTGCCATGCCAGCCATTGTTCCTGGCAGCTGTCTTTCGATTGGACGTCCTCACATCCTTTGGCTTCGGCCTTGGTTTTGATGCCGTCCGTCGGAAAGGCCTTAGTCCAATAGTCATCTGCTAACGAAAAGTTCACTTCGTTGATAGCGGCGATTTCATCTGTTTCGAGCTGGGCTGTTGGCATGTCGGTGCCATCGTCGTTGGCTATTTTTATTAGGGAGCACACCGTGGTTAGTTCAGCTAAATTTAATGCTTCACTGTCGGCTGCGTGCGAATATCGGGTTGCTGCTACTACAAACAGGAGTAACACACTGGCGTGAGCTGGTATCAAAGTCATATTTATTGTGTGTTGATGGTTATACGCTTAGATGCTTTGCACTCTAAAATAGATGCGTTGGTTTCATTTCAAAGGAAGTTAGGGAACTCTTGAGGCGCCTTGCCGTGTACTTTGGCACTTACCCTCACGGGTTGGTACCTGTCGTTCATTTTTATCAGAAAAAGTTGTTCTTTATGCGTAGTGCTAATACTTCTTCCGGGTTTTGTGGGTGGTATCGCAACGATGCCTTGCCGCTGGAGGCTCAGATTTCCGCTTTGGCGTAAattcctttttaaaattctatACTCGTTgacttttttaaattttccaCCGAGCAACCGTCAGGTCCATGCAGTCTGACCAGCCGAGGGTAAGGCTTAAATGCATTTATCCGCACCACGCCGTGAGGACATGGTAGTGTGGGACTCAACGCTGGAGGCCAGCGTGCCTATCCACTAAAAccccctttgtttctttgagAATCGACACATACAGGTGGGCCACCGCATGTGTGCGATTCTAGGGGGCGTTGTCCATTTGCCGTCCATCCGATCCCTCCCACATTGCATCTGAACCATGTTTACCATATCCATCTGCCTCCCCGGCCGGAAGTTGGGTCAGGGATTTTGGTTCCCCCACCTGAGCAG encodes:
- a CDS encoding variant surface glycoprotein (VSG, atypical), putative gives rise to the protein MTLIPAHASVLLLFVVAATRYSHAADSEALNLAELTTVCSLIKIANDDGTDMPTAQLETDEIAAINEVNFSLADDYWTKAFPTDGIKTKAEAKGCEDVQSKDSCQEQWLAWQHIAHSLANKDKNNKAAKISPMQKTSSVGRAAALAAAAIAAEAATLQARFDAESRPALTDLKQKVLDDLKTAAYGAGKAETLAENKCPGAKGGNRAADCKVATAGNALCIVSVCLCAKNSGDQPNTDVCGATLTQDVTSWNEAGVKAAYRELEPHCLKMPSVKPTGANIRSLLAQLKGLYKTKGGGSGKSVILGTAGTNHDCRAEASAACVDMSASTLLAATGTATKIQWEEKLLEAANKLDAASEAATVAKVINTKLKALRAKADKLYSHLALTKPPIASQEILTPANKDQANNISKDCEAIVIPEECSLKSECEWNDKATEGEKKCKLNTTKVGQAKTQAGETKGNEQTATEKCTGKVEDVCKKEAGCKWEENKCKDSSFLPNKKLAPSMASAFVIW